The DNA window GCTCCCGGTGGAAGAGTAAATGGAACTACATCCACATAATTTGCTCGAATAGGTCTTATATCTAATCCGGCGTTTGAGCATTCAAGCAGAAAACGAGCTGTATTCAAACGTCTATCAAGATTTGCAGATTGGTTAAAACGAGTTAATTCTCCTCTAGATTTTTCAACATCATGAGAATGCGCAAAATATCTTTCTAGCACTTCATGAGACGGAAGAGACGGTCGAGATGCGACAAATAATCCAAAATGACCAAAATCGGGCGAAATAATCAATTCTCCATTATCCGAAGTTGTGTAAGATACGTGACCAGCGCAAGATTCGTGCGTTATTAGTCTCGTATGTTTTAAAGTTGGATCACGATAGAAATCCCCTTTTGAAGATGCAATAGACTCTTGCGGAAAATTAAGTCTATTTATTGCATAAAGAAGAGAAAGAAGTTGAGTGTCAGGGACATTAGTGTTCTCATTCGCCAGATATGCTTGCAATGGTAGAATTCCCATCTCTAAAAGACCTTGCACCATCTGAGAAGAAGAAACATCTTGTAGGTAGGTTTCATCACGAAATATTGTTCGTTGTTGATGAAGATAATCTCCTAATGTTACTGTTCCAATATCTAATGGTCTCTTCCACCAAGGTTCTCTGGTATCATTATCTAAGTCTAGTCCCTGTGCTTTATACAGCCGTTCAACATCAATTGCTTCCCGTACTGGCGTATCAAGTGTTAATTCCATCTTTCCCTCCAAAACTACCCATTTTATAAATATTTTGTCACTAAAAAGTAACTATTTATTTCTTTGGTGAATTGGTCATAACATCTACCAAAAGGTTCAACTGAGAAACATTACATTATAAACTCCATTTTTCTCCCTAAAATCTATAAAGTAACCCTACAAATTCCTTCTACATGCATTATACCATCCTTGACTGCTACACCGATGAAGCATCTGGATTAGGTGTACCTCCCTATTTAGGAACCTATCCTCGTTACATTTATGGTAAATATCGAAAAGAAGGACACACCGTTTCATACATCACCATTGATGATCTGCGTCTCTACAAAGCATTTCACGGAGTAAAACGAGTTCCAACAGAGAAAGAAAAAACCAGTATTCTTACCTACAATACTACAACCAACAACACCAAAGATACTCTGGAAAAAACAGATGTCCTCGTGGTCGTCCTAGGCGTTCATGTTCCCGGCAAATATCTCACTGCCCTTCCTGGCACATTACATGAAGTCATCCCACTAATCAAAGATCTCAAGATCACAAAAATTCTCACCGGTCCTGCTGTGTTTGGAACGCAGTTAGAAGGTGGCAAAGCATTTGAAAAAGAAGACCTTTCTTTGTTCGATGAAGTTGTCAATAGCGACACTTCCTTTGATGAACTTGAACACTTCGTGCTTGATGGTGTTGATATCATCAAAGAGATTCCTGACAGAAGAGTAATCGAAATTGAAACTGGTCGTGGCTGTAATGTTGGCAAATGTAGCTTTTGTACAGAACCACTCAAAAATCGTTTTGTTAATCGGAAAAAAGAAAACGTCGTGAAAGAAGTCAAAGCTTACTATGATCTTGGGGCACGCTACTTTCGTCTAGGAAAACAAGCAGACTTCTATGCATCAGAAGATCCAATTTGGATGCTCAAAGAAATTCGTCGGCTCTGTCCTGATATTGAAGTATTGCATATTGATAATGTTAATCCTAACTCTGTGGTCAAACCTGGTGGCGAAGAAATCACCAAAGCCATTGTTGAATACTGCTCTCCTGGAAATATCGCCGCGTTTGGTGTAGAGAGTTTTGATCCTATCGTTGTTAAATCTAACCTTCTCAACACCATGCCAGTCATTGCCATGAAAGCGATTGAAATTGTCAACAAATATGGGGCAGAACGCGGAGCAAATGGACTGCCAAAATTTCTTCCAGGAATTAATATCATCTTTGGTCTCTTAGGCGAAACCAAAGAATCACACAAAAAGAATATGGAAGCATTCCAGCAAATTCTTGACAAAGGCTGGATGCTACGGCGTATCAATGTGCGTCAAGTTGCCGTGTTACCTAATACATATCTTGAATCACATGGCGGGCAGAAGTTCTTTCGCAAGAATAAGCAATATTATTGGAAATGGCGAGATGAGATTCGGCAAAAAGTTGATAATGTCATGCTTGAGAGAATTTTACCCAAAGGCACGATTCTTACAGACGTCTTTACCGAGATGTATGATGGCAAGACCACATTTTGTCGTCAGTATGGTACCTATCCATTAGTAATTGGCGTGCAAGGTCGTTATCCACTCAAAGAACGCGTCAAAGTGAAAGTGACCGGATATATGTTACGAAGTATTACGGGTGAGATTGTTGATTAATTTTTCTTTTTAACTCTTCTTCCTCACCAACTCCACCACTGTCTCACAATGATTTGTCTGCGGAAATAAATCAAACAACGCTACACTCTTCACTTCATAGGCTTTAAACTTGGGCAACTCACGAGCTAGCTGTTCTAAATTACAAGAAATATAAATCATTACTTCTGGTCCAAGAAAATTTAATTGTTCAATCGTCTTGGGATGCATGCCCGTGCGAGGGGGATCAGTGATGACATACAATGGTTTATCCAATTTGACCCTCATCAGACTCTTAGCGTCAAGCACCATCGCTTTAGCATTCTTAACTTGGTTATGAATAATATTATGGTTAGCATACTGGATTGCCGGCGCAACGCTTTCAATAATAGTTACGTTCTTGAACAAATCAGCATTAATAATACCAAATGTGCCAACGCCGCCATACAAATCTAATAACACTGAATATGTCTCTTTAGTTGGATATTGTTGTAATAAGCTACGCACATATTCTTGCATTTTTTGTGCCATGGCAGTATTATTTTGAAAGAAACCTTGTGTTAAAAAACGAAATCGTTTACCGCATAACTCCTCTTCAAGATATTCTTCCCCTTTCACTGCCATAAATTGATCTGAGGTACTGTCATCTCTCGCAGCTTCAAGAAAACTGATCAACACATTCTTTGCGTGTGATTGTTCTGCAAAAACACGAATCTTCTCAACCATGGATTCTTTTTCTTTGGCATCATCATTAAGTACAAATGAAATGGCACTATCACCTAATTTGGTAGCTCGT is part of the Candidatus Woesearchaeota archaeon genome and encodes:
- a CDS encoding radical SAM protein, giving the protein MHYTILDCYTDEASGLGVPPYLGTYPRYIYGKYRKEGHTVSYITIDDLRLYKAFHGVKRVPTEKEKTSILTYNTTTNNTKDTLEKTDVLVVVLGVHVPGKYLTALPGTLHEVIPLIKDLKITKILTGPAVFGTQLEGGKAFEKEDLSLFDEVVNSDTSFDELEHFVLDGVDIIKEIPDRRVIEIETGRGCNVGKCSFCTEPLKNRFVNRKKENVVKEVKAYYDLGARYFRLGKQADFYASEDPIWMLKEIRRLCPDIEVLHIDNVNPNSVVKPGGEEITKAIVEYCSPGNIAAFGVESFDPIVVKSNLLNTMPVIAMKAIEIVNKYGAERGANGLPKFLPGINIIFGLLGETKESHKKNMEAFQQILDKGWMLRRINVRQVAVLPNTYLESHGGQKFFRKNKQYYWKWRDEIRQKVDNVMLERILPKGTILTDVFTEMYDGKTTFCRQYGTYPLVIGVQGRYPLKERVKVKVTGYMLRSITGEIVD
- the rlmD gene encoding 23S rRNA (uracil(1939)-C(5))-methyltransferase RlmD, producing MATPLCAYFGSCGGCTTQHIEYEKQLENKRLTIAKALKIDDVIIQTFSDEPYNYRNRMDFIFHPNGVGFRERGSFHKIVDVEKCVISDPVINALLVEVRDFFRGVDTFDLKRKSGLMRYALIRATKLGDSAISFVLNDDAKEKESMVEKIRVFAEQSHAKNVLISFLEAARDDSTSDQFMAVKGEEYLEEELCGKRFRFLTQGFFQNNTAMAQKMQEYVRSLLQQYPTKETYSVLLDLYGGVGTFGIINADLFKNVTIIESVAPAIQYANHNIIHNQVKNAKAMVLDAKSLMRVKLDKPLYVITDPPRTGMHPKTIEQLNFLGPEVMIYISCNLEQLARELPKFKAYEVKSVALFDLFPQTNHCETVVELVRKKS